From Bombus huntii isolate Logan2020A chromosome 4, iyBomHunt1.1, whole genome shotgun sequence, one genomic window encodes:
- the LOC126864625 gene encoding uncharacterized protein LOC126864625 gives MSSDDAWNEPETNDTRLGMEWTRDKTLELLREYQQRRVLWDWNARGYRDRTKRKRAIQELAEILCCNTLEIEKKITNLKCQYSREVHKIQNSRDAATGPDDVYVSKWFAFKAMQFLQFGTRRYSKRKKKIEEETSKLQEEYIVSDIDPESITFIDCNEETNGSGTGSFNASLSEDAEESSSSSLKAMELYNGSSHNHNSPICDLDEFGQTKLETTSDERKRTKEEFAKFAESIAVQLAEIPDSYSRSVAKLRINQILFEAEIGVYAQTRR, from the exons ATGTCTAGCGACGACGCGTGGAACGAGCCAGAAACGAACGACACGCGGCTCGGCATGGAGTGGACTCGCGACAAAACTCTGGAGCTACTGCGCGAGTATCAGCAGAGACGCGTTCTCTGGGATTGGAATGCTCGGGGGTATCGCGACCGAACGAAGCGAAAACGCGCGATTCAAGAGCTCGCCGAGATCCTTTGCTGCAACACCCTcgaaatcgagaaaaagatcACGAATCTCAAGTGTCAGTACTCGAGAGAAGTTCACAAGATACAGAACAGCCGTGACGCAGCTACCGGGCCCGACGATGTTTACGTATCCAAGTGGTTCGCCTTTAAAGCGATGCAGTTCCTGCAATTTGGCACACGTAGATACAGTAAAAGGAAGAAG AAAATCGAGGAGGAGACGTCCAAGCTGCAAGAGGAGTACATAGTTAGTGACATCGATCCCGAGAGCATAACGTTTATAGACTGTAACGAGGAGACAAACGGATCGGGAACTGGTTCGTTCAACGCCTCGCTAAGCGAAGACGCGGAAGAATCGTCATCCTCGAGCTTGAAGGCGATGGAATTGTATAACGGCTCGTCGCACAATCATAATAGTCCGATTTGCGATCTGGACGAGTTCGGACAGACGAAATTGGAGACTACTTCCGACGAACGAAAGAGAACGAAAGAGGAGTTCGCGAAATTCGCGGAGAGTATCGCGGTACAGCTGGCGGAGATTCCCGACTCGTATTCGAGATCTGTAGCGAAGCTGAGGATCAATCAGATCCTGTTTGAAGCGGAGATAGGCGTCTACGCACAGACACGTCGCTAA
- the LOC126864607 gene encoding uncharacterized protein LOC126864607 codes for MTLVNFFNILQNVRKFYAFCIVLLFHVQLSYSNPYWGWADDYGPNSSSIVLSSPEECARSCTDNEEPRNCYYSFNIEFYTTVGPACNVESQRFQCILGDGFEKSLIPINRQLPGPLIKVCLNDRVIVDVRNSAPGNEVTIHWHGIFQNGFQYYDGVPYVTQCPIPSSSSFRYDFVVENSGTHFYHSHIWTHMLDGQYGGLIVRDPPSRDPHYQSYDRDYIIIFLSDWMHVLSLERYPGSYRRDPGQAPQNILINGLGNWTDPVTGQTTNSPITEYTVRSGERHRIRMINSFSTVCLAELRIEGHQLVIIAQDGANVQPRTVDKIISSSGERVDFILTANQNVDSYWIQVRGLGECEETGVQQLAILKYDGGPNWPTRPSPTYNDTTDGVTYNPLSGQDCNTDNTENGICVNQLEAFETDDDLLKVNPDERHILPFFFYNYTQYGDRTLFVADMYRTYFTANDYSQLLSTFGNISYESPAAPLLSQRSSYQTICKKNVQNDCTEPCTCSQIINTRLNNIVELVIYDQVPLEGLYHPFHLHGYEFRVFSMGDFGGDRNVSTADIDEVIEQHTERLQNGEYTNPPGKDTVKIPMGGYAIIRFKADNPGWWLLHCHFTWHHITGMELVIRVGDRGDLPPVPPNFPVCNNWRPALHTLNDFYGFRYP; via the exons ATGACGcttgttaatttttttaatattcttcagAATGTGAGaaaattttatgcattttgcaTTGTTCTGCTGTTTCACGTGCAACTGTCGTACAGCAACC CGTACTGGGGTTGGGCCGACGACTATGGTCCTAATTCTTCATCGATAGTACTTTCTTCGCCCGAAGAATGTGCACGAAGTTGCACAGATAACGAAGAACCtagaaattgttattattcCTTCAATATTGAATTCTATACAACAGTAGGACC TGCTTGTAACGTGGAATCTCAAAGGTTCCAGTGTATTTTAGGAGATGGATTTGAAAAGTCTTTGATACCTATCAATCGACAGTTACCAGGACCATTGATCAAG GTGTGTTTGAACGATCGCGTTATAGTAGACGTGCGGAATTCTGCCCCAGGAAATGAAGTCACGATACATTGGCACGGAATTTTCCAAAACGGTTTTCAATATTACGATGGTGTTCCTTATGTCACACAATGCCCGATTCCGTCTTCTTCGTCATTTAG ATATGACTTTGTAGTGGAAAATTCGGGCACGCATTTCTACCATTCTCACATCTGGACACACATGCTAGATGGGCAATATGGTGGTCTTATTGTTAGAGATCCACCATCTAGAGATCCTCATTATCAATCATACGATAGAGATTACATTATCATATTCTTAAGTGATTGGATGCATGTGTTATCGTTAGAACGTTATCCTGGTTCGTATAGACGTGATCCAGGACAGGCTCCGCAGAACATACTTATAAACGGTTTAGGAAATTGGACG GATCCAGTTACCGGCCAAACTACGAATTCACCGATAACAGAATATACCGTAAGGAGCGGAGAACGACACAGAATACGGATGATTAATTCTTTCAGTACAGTATGCCTGGCGGAACTTAGAATCGAAGGACATCAATTAGTCATAATTGCTCAGGATGGTGCAAATGTGCAACCCAGAACAGTGGATAAAATAATCTCGTCTTCAG GTGAACGCGTCGATTTTATCCTAACTGCAAATCAAAATGTTGATTCTTATTGGATACAAGTGCGTGGACTTGGTGAATGTGAAGAAACTGGAGTACAGCAGTTAGCTATCTTAAAATACGATGGTGGTCCTAATTGGCCTACAAGACCAAGTCCTACTTATAACGATACAACAGATGGTGTT ACCTATAATCCGCTTAGTGGACAGGATTGCAATACAGACAACACAGAAAATGGGATTTGCGTGAACCAACTGGAAGCCTTCGAGACCGATGATGATCTCTTGAAAGTTAATCCGGATGAGAGACACATATTacctttcttcttttacaATTACACTCAGTATGGGGACAGAACATTATTTGTAGCAGACATGTACCGTACCTATTTCA CTGCAAACGATTATTCTCAGCTTCTTTCTACGTTTGGTAATATATCGTACGAGAGTCCAGCGGCGCCTCTGCTCTCACAACGTAGTTCTTACCAAACGATATGTAAGAAAAATGTACAGAACGATTGCACGGAACCTTGCACATGTTCGCAAATTATCAATACAAGATTAAATAATATCGTGGAGCTAGTAATATACGATCAAG tacCACTGGAAGGCTTATATCATCCGTTCCATCTACACGGTTACGAATTTAGAGTGTTTAGTATGGGGGATTTTGGTGGTGATAGAAATGTTTCgacagcagacatagacgaagtAATAGAGCAGCACACGGAACGCCTTCAAAATGGAGAATATACGAATCCACCTGGTAAAGATACTGTTAAAATTCCAATGGGAGGATATGCAATTATACGTTTCAAGGCGGATAATCCAG GGTGGTGGTTACTTCATTGTCACTTTACTTGGCATCACATTACTGGAATGGAACTGGTCATACGCGTAGGGGACAGAGGAGATCTTCCACCGGTACCACCAAATTTCCCGGTATGCAACAATTGGAGACCAGCGTTGCACACTTTGAACGATTTTTATGGTTTTCGGTATCCCtaa